In one Mycoplasmopsis canis PG 14 genomic region, the following are encoded:
- the rplQ gene encoding 50S ribosomal protein L17, with the protein MANPTQIYSRDTKWRTGVMRSLVSELYANGHITTTLIRAKEVRRHAEKMIQKAKNPTLANRRIVAAYLRKINVQGTDKDVLKHLFDSIAPKYKDRNGGYTRIIKLPKRQGDNSRMAIIELV; encoded by the coding sequence ATGGCAAATCCTACACAAATTTACTCACGTGATACAAAATGAAGAACAGGTGTAATGCGTTCATTAGTTAGTGAATTATACGCTAACGGACATATAACAACAACTTTAATTAGAGCAAAAGAAGTTAGAAGACATGCAGAAAAAATGATTCAAAAAGCAAAAAACCCTACTTTAGCAAACAGACGTATTGTTGCTGCATATTTACGTAAAATTAATGTACAAGGAACAGATAAAGATGTTTTAAAACACTTATTTGATTCAATCGCACCTAAATACAAAGATAGAAACGGTGGATACACAAGAATTATTAAATTACCTAAACGTCAAGGTGATAACTCACGTATGGCGATCATTGAACTTGTTTAA
- a CDS encoding DNA-directed RNA polymerase subunit alpha, which produces MEKMKPLSYREKLEFKEVMKNEVTFSLSGLERGFGNTLGVALRRVILSNITTLAPFCVRIEGAEHEFTTVKDVVEDVPSIIMNLRKVRFTYNPDFVSENEIIKVKLSSNEAGIVTSSLMEVSNPGIQVIDPSIHIAETSKPNALKLEMYLRAGRGFMSFEENKTYIDDSNVKSKLQTLTDIVSGKSEFIAVDSDFSPVKKVAYNFKELNSSSPKIEEELEFTVVTDGTITAKEAIKEGSKILIGMFQVIGDVDNMEEIKIFEEPQEEEPQQEEDDLDITQLGLSVRSLNALRKSNKRKISQIANMTLEELESTKNLGRKSIDEIIEKLREHGYELKQGGE; this is translated from the coding sequence ATGGAAAAAATGAAACCTTTATCTTATAGAGAAAAATTAGAATTTAAAGAAGTAATGAAAAACGAAGTTACTTTCTCATTATCTGGACTTGAAAGAGGATTCGGTAACACACTTGGTGTTGCATTAAGAAGAGTTATCCTATCAAACATAACTACTTTAGCACCATTTTGTGTAAGAATCGAAGGTGCTGAACATGAGTTTACAACTGTTAAGGATGTTGTAGAAGATGTTCCATCAATTATTATGAACCTAAGAAAAGTTCGTTTTACATATAATCCAGATTTCGTTTCAGAAAATGAAATTATAAAAGTCAAATTATCTTCTAATGAAGCTGGTATCGTTACTTCTTCATTGATGGAAGTAAGTAACCCTGGAATTCAAGTTATTGATCCTTCAATTCATATTGCTGAAACTTCAAAACCAAATGCTTTAAAATTAGAAATGTATTTAAGAGCTGGACGTGGATTTATGTCTTTTGAAGAAAATAAAACATATATAGATGATTCAAATGTAAAAAGTAAATTGCAAACACTTACAGACATAGTTAGCGGAAAATCAGAATTTATCGCAGTAGACTCTGATTTCTCACCAGTTAAAAAAGTAGCATATAATTTTAAAGAATTAAACTCATCTTCACCAAAAATCGAAGAAGAGCTAGAATTTACAGTAGTAACTGACGGAACAATAACAGCTAAAGAGGCTATTAAAGAAGGGTCAAAAATTTTAATTGGAATGTTCCAAGTTATTGGTGATGTTGATAATATGGAAGAAATTAAGATTTTTGAAGAACCACAAGAAGAAGAACCTCAACAAGAAGAAGATGATTTAGATATTACACAACTTGGATTATCAGTTCGTTCACTTAATGCTTTAAGAAAAAGCAATAAGAGAAAAATTAGTCAAATTGCAAATATGACTTTAGAAGAACTTGAAAGTACAAAAAACTTAGGAAGAAAATCAATAGATGAAATTATTGAAAAACTTCGTGAACATGGTTATGAATTAAAACAAGGAGGAGAATAA
- the rpsK gene encoding 30S ribosomal protein S11, translating into MARKTKKKNIVSGVVHIHSTNQNTIVTFADEKGDVIAWSSAGAIGYKGTKKKTPYAAGLAAAAAAEAAKEHGIKTVKVELKGLGAGKDAAKKQIEVSGITVTEIKDVTPIPHNGTRPPKRVLKRERARK; encoded by the coding sequence ATGGCTCGTAAAACTAAGAAAAAAAATATAGTTAGCGGTGTTGTGCACATTCACTCAACAAACCAAAATACTATTGTTACATTTGCTGACGAAAAAGGTGATGTTATTGCTTGATCATCTGCTGGAGCTATTGGTTACAAAGGAACTAAGAAAAAAACTCCATATGCAGCTGGTTTAGCTGCAGCAGCAGCTGCAGAAGCTGCTAAAGAGCATGGTATTAAAACAGTTAAAGTTGAATTAAAAGGTTTAGGAGCAGGTAAAGATGCTGCTAAAAAACAAATTGAAGTTTCAGGAATTACTGTTACAGAAATTAAAGATGTTACACCAATCCCACACAACGGTACAAGACCACCAAAACGTGTTTTAAAACGTGAACGTGCAAGAAAATAA
- the rpsM gene encoding 30S ribosomal protein S13: MARILNVEIPNNKRVVISLTYIYGIGKSLAKEICKKANINEDTRVQNLTEEELSRIREEAKVYLTEGDLRRETTLNIKRLMEIKCYRGIRHRKGLPVRGQSTQKNARTRKGPRKTVAGKKGK; encoded by the coding sequence ATGGCTAGAATTTTAAACGTCGAAATTCCAAATAATAAACGTGTTGTTATTTCATTAACATACATTTATGGTATTGGAAAATCATTAGCAAAAGAAATTTGTAAAAAAGCAAACATTAACGAAGATACTCGTGTTCAAAACTTAACTGAAGAAGAGTTATCAAGAATTCGTGAAGAAGCAAAAGTTTATTTAACAGAAGGTGATTTACGTAGAGAAACAACATTAAACATTAAACGTTTAATGGAAATTAAATGCTACCGTGGAATAAGACACCGTAAAGGATTACCAGTACGTGGACAATCAACTCAAAAGAATGCTCGTACACGTAAAGGTCCAAGAAAAACTGTTGCTGGAAAGAAAGGTAAATAA
- the rpmJ gene encoding 50S ribosomal protein L36, producing MKVRASVKRMCKDCKMIKRKGVNRVICVQPKHKQRQG from the coding sequence ATGAAAGTTAGAGCAAGTGTTAAAAGAATGTGTAAAGACTGTAAAATGATTAAACGTAAAGGTGTGAATCGTGTAATTTGTGTTCAACCAAAACACAAACAAAGACAAGGGTAA
- the infA gene encoding translation initiation factor IF-1 codes for MAKDAIKFKATVKEAHTTDLYTVELEDNGALIKAHISGKMRVNHIRILPGDVVDVEISPYDLTQGRIVYRHK; via the coding sequence TTGGCAAAAGATGCAATAAAATTTAAAGCAACTGTAAAAGAAGCTCACACAACAGATTTATATACTGTTGAGCTAGAAGATAACGGTGCACTTATTAAAGCTCATATTTCAGGTAAAATGAGAGTTAATCATATTAGAATTTTACCTGGTGATGTTGTAGATGTAGAAATTAGTCCTTATGATTTGACTCAAGGAAGAATTGTTTACAGACATAAATAA
- the map gene encoding type I methionyl aminopeptidase: MAIKIKTNIEIEKITKSCEILAEVKKVVWDFIRPGVSLKDIDQLAFKEIVKRGAKPAFLGLYGFPATACISVNEELIHGIPSNYIVKDGDLVSVDLGCIWEGYNSDSAFTKAVGNVSEMDKKLIAVAEGSFWAGVKAIKKGARVGDIAAAIGQYIKKNNLYTPDEFSGHGIGLELHEDPYIPNDGRKGTGPLLKDGMVICIEPMITQSSGIKILKDGWTVISADKKNTAHYEHTVLIKDGKGIVLTKGI, from the coding sequence ATGGCTATAAAAATTAAAACAAATATAGAGATTGAGAAGATAACTAAAAGTTGCGAAATCTTGGCAGAGGTTAAAAAAGTAGTTTGAGACTTTATAAGACCAGGGGTTTCTTTAAAAGATATTGATCAATTAGCTTTTAAAGAAATTGTAAAGCGGGGGGCAAAGCCAGCCTTTTTAGGTTTATATGGTTTCCCTGCGACAGCTTGTATATCTGTTAATGAAGAATTGATCCATGGTATTCCATCTAACTATATTGTTAAGGATGGGGATTTAGTTAGTGTTGATCTAGGCTGCATATGAGAAGGTTATAATAGCGATAGTGCATTTACTAAAGCTGTTGGTAACGTTTCTGAAATGGATAAGAAGTTGATAGCTGTTGCTGAAGGTTCGTTTTGAGCTGGAGTAAAAGCTATTAAAAAAGGTGCCAGAGTAGGTGATATAGCAGCTGCAATAGGTCAATACATCAAAAAGAACAATTTATATACACCTGATGAATTTTCTGGTCATGGAATTGGATTAGAACTACATGAAGATCCATATATACCAAATGACGGAAGAAAAGGTACTGGACCATTATTGAAAGATGGAATGGTTATTTGTATTGAACCAATGATAACTCAAAGCAGTGGAATAAAAATACTTAAAGATGGCTGAACTGTTATTAGCGCTGACAAAAAAAATACAGCTCATTATGAACATACTGTTTTGATAAAAGATGGAAAAGGTATTGTTCTTACGAAAGGAATTTAA
- a CDS encoding adenylate kinase family protein: protein MIKTNLIFMGEPGAGKGTVAGIIAQETNLIHLSTGNIFRNEIKNKTAELGKKVEFYVHSGGYVPDEVTNEIVLNAITKLKNEGKYFILDGFPRTIAQAEFLKNQKDFDFKTIQLTVPHEVIIERLSGRRMCSQCGTGYHVKFQPSKIEGVCDIDGSALITREDDNPEKIKNRLKIYQEQTQPLLKYYEEKDELISIVALEDPNTVAKKVLEKI, encoded by the coding sequence ATGATAAAAACTAATTTAATTTTTATGGGTGAACCTGGAGCTGGAAAAGGAACAGTTGCTGGTATTATTGCTCAAGAAACAAATTTAATACACTTATCAACAGGTAATATTTTTAGAAACGAAATTAAAAATAAAACTGCTGAGTTAGGTAAGAAAGTTGAGTTCTATGTTCATTCAGGTGGATATGTTCCTGATGAAGTAACAAACGAGATAGTGCTTAATGCTATTACAAAATTAAAAAATGAAGGAAAATACTTCATACTTGATGGATTTCCAAGAACAATTGCTCAAGCTGAGTTTTTAAAAAACCAAAAAGATTTTGATTTTAAAACTATCCAATTAACAGTACCACACGAGGTTATTATTGAAAGATTAAGCGGTAGAAGAATGTGTTCTCAATGCGGTACTGGTTATCATGTTAAATTCCAGCCTTCTAAAATAGAAGGTGTTTGCGATATTGATGGATCAGCATTAATAACTAGAGAAGATGATAACCCAGAGAAAATTAAAAATAGGTTAAAAATTTATCAAGAACAAACGCAACCACTGCTAAAATATTATGAAGAAAAAGATGAATTAATATCAATAGTAGCCTTAGAAGATCCAAACACAGTTGCCAAAAAAGTTCTTGAAAAAATATAA